The Aethina tumida isolate Nest 87 chromosome 6, icAetTumi1.1, whole genome shotgun sequence genome has a segment encoding these proteins:
- the LOC126266030 gene encoding fibroblast growth factor 1-like, translating to MQLYSKTEYHLAVYPDGRVFGTKDDTDLHTFLELMPGGGTSLVKIKGLLSNMYVGMNHKGKLYAEPDPLSDNIIFIEDFQGLYTTYKSKKFEKRGWYIGIKKNGKFKRGRKTKAGQKAIKFIPRRKRFE from the exons ATGCAGCTTTATTCCAAGACCGAGTATCATCTAGCTGTTTATCCGGACGGAAGAGTTTTTGGAACGAAAGATGATACGGATTTGCACA ctTTTTTGGAATTGATGCCCGGAGGTGGCACGTCTTTGGTCAAAATAAAAGGCTTGTTATCAAATATGTACGTGGGGATGAATcataaaggaaaattatatgCCGAG CCAGATCCTTTAagtgataatataatattcatagaGGATTTTCAAGGGCTCTATACAACGTATAAATCAAAGAAGTTTGAAAAAAGAGGTTGGTATATTGGAATCAAGAAAAATGGAAAGTTTAAAAGGGGGAGAAAAACTAAGGCGGGCCAAAAAGCTATCAAGTTCATACCCAGGAGGAAacgatttgaataa